A portion of the Moraxella ovis genome contains these proteins:
- a CDS encoding aminoacyl-histidine dipeptidase: MLNNTAYQTNLSVVENLEPRLLWQWFAKICAIPHPSYHEEAIANHIVDWAKSRGLSVRRDDVGNVIIVKPATKGMENRESIALQAHLDMVPQANADTPHDFSTDPILLRVNPDDKDWLMATGTTLGADNGIGMASCLAALESDDLAHPQIEVLLTMTEETGMVGVFGLQAGELQSKLMVNTDTEEIGEIYIGCAGGIESNIHLPLSQTNHGFSDALSFTIKGLKGGHSGLDIHKNRGNAIKMMARVLAEVLPKFYGDFAIQTLTGGTLRNAIPREASVNLAFSSDRRDELVAALQASFDVLRNEVMRAEPDVMCQVADADHAGTALTYEDTAKAIRLLNVLPSGVVRQSDLVEDTVETSLSFGVASIDEQGLSANLLIRSLVESGKAAVCTSLDNLASIMGAAAEFTGDYVGWNPDDQSFITPLTARLYAQILGHEPQIKVIHAGLECGLIKQSHPDMDIVSIGPTIKNAHSPQEMVHVDSVATYWQLLTQILANAPVRT; encoded by the coding sequence ATGCTTAATAATACTGCCTATCAAACGAACCTATCTGTGGTTGAGAATCTAGAACCGCGCCTGCTATGGCAATGGTTCGCCAAGATCTGCGCAATCCCACATCCAAGCTACCATGAAGAGGCGATCGCAAACCATATCGTTGACTGGGCGAAATCGCGAGGGCTGTCCGTGCGCCGTGATGATGTGGGTAATGTCATCATCGTTAAGCCTGCCACCAAAGGCATGGAAAATCGTGAATCTATCGCACTACAAGCACACCTTGACATGGTGCCTCAGGCGAATGCCGATACGCCGCATGATTTTAGCACTGATCCGATCCTGCTAAGAGTCAACCCTGATGATAAAGATTGGCTGATGGCGACAGGCACGACGCTTGGCGCGGATAATGGCATTGGCATGGCAAGCTGCCTTGCGGCGCTAGAGTCTGACGATCTGGCGCACCCACAAATAGAAGTGCTCTTGACCATGACCGAGGAGACGGGAATGGTGGGCGTGTTCGGACTGCAAGCAGGCGAGCTACAGTCGAAGCTGATGGTAAATACCGACACTGAGGAGATTGGTGAGATATATATCGGCTGTGCTGGCGGGATTGAGTCGAATATTCATCTGCCACTATCTCAGACGAATCACGGCTTTAGTGATGCGCTTAGCTTTACCATCAAAGGCCTAAAAGGCGGTCATTCTGGGCTAGATATTCATAAGAATCGCGGCAATGCCATTAAGATGATGGCGCGTGTTTTGGCAGAAGTGTTGCCGAAGTTTTATGGTGATTTTGCCATCCAAACGCTGACAGGTGGCACATTACGCAACGCCATCCCTAGAGAGGCGAGCGTCAATTTGGCATTCTCATCTGATCGCCGTGATGAGCTTGTAGCAGCGTTGCAGGCGTCATTTGATGTGCTGCGTAACGAGGTGATGCGAGCAGAGCCTGATGTGATGTGTCAGGTGGCTGACGCAGATCATGCAGGAACTGCCTTAACTTATGAAGATACTGCCAAGGCAATCCGTCTGTTAAATGTGCTACCGAGTGGCGTGGTGCGTCAGTCTGACTTAGTAGAGGATACGGTTGAGACTTCGCTATCATTTGGGGTGGCGAGCATTGATGAGCAAGGGCTGTCTGCCAATCTGCTGATTCGCTCATTGGTTGAATCGGGTAAGGCGGCGGTCTGCACGAGCTTGGATAATCTGGCGAGCATTATGGGGGCAGCAGCTGAATTTACAGGGGATTATGTGGGATGGAATCCTGATGATCAGTCATTCATCACGCCGCTGACCGCTCGGCTCTATGCGCAGATACTTGGACATGAACCACAGATCAAGGTGATTCATGCAGGGCTTGAGTGCGGTCTGATCAAACAAAGTCACCCAGACATGGACATCGTATCCATCGGCCCCACCATCAAAAATGCCCACTCACCCCAAGAGATGGTGCATGTTGACAGCGTGGCGACATACTGGCAGCTGCTCACGCAGATTCTGGCAAATGCACCAGTTCGGACGTGA
- the serA gene encoding phosphoglycerate dehydrogenase, whose amino-acid sequence MTLSLQKDKIRFLLLEGVHDNALKTLNAAGYTNIEYIKSALDEAELIEKIKEAHFVGIRSRTQLTRKVLEAAEKLIAIGCYCIGTNQVDLDAALELGIPVFNAPYSNTRSVAELVLAETIMLMRGVPEKNAVVHRGGWNKSAKDSYEVRGKTMGIVGYGSIGSQLSVLAESLGMNVIYHDAVTKLPLGNAVQVGSLDELLAKADVVTLHVPDLPSTRNMMTKAEFDKMKDGAFFINAARGGCVDIDALADALKSGKILGAAIDVFPKEPKSADEEFVSPLREFDNVILTPHVGGSTQEAQANIGLEVAEKFVKYSDQGDTTSAVNFPNVSIPFTAGTHRLLHIHRNVPGVLSQINASFADAGINIAAQSLMTRGDVGYLVMDVDDNDSAKAMERLRAVPETIRVRVLF is encoded by the coding sequence ATGACTTTATCTCTTCAAAAAGACAAAATTCGCTTTTTGTTGTTAGAAGGCGTACATGATAACGCTCTAAAAACATTGAACGCTGCAGGCTATACTAATATCGAATACATCAAATCAGCCCTTGATGAAGCTGAACTGATCGAAAAAATCAAAGAGGCACATTTCGTGGGCATTCGTTCGCGCACCCAATTAACTCGCAAAGTACTAGAAGCTGCCGAAAAACTTATCGCCATTGGCTGCTACTGCATCGGCACGAACCAAGTTGATCTAGATGCTGCGCTTGAATTGGGCATTCCTGTATTTAACGCACCATATTCAAACACCCGTTCGGTGGCAGAGTTGGTGTTGGCTGAGACCATCATGCTGATGCGAGGAGTGCCAGAGAAGAACGCTGTTGTGCACCGTGGCGGCTGGAACAAGTCTGCCAAAGACAGCTATGAAGTGCGTGGCAAGACCATGGGTATCGTTGGCTATGGCTCTATCGGTTCACAATTGTCAGTACTTGCTGAGAGCTTGGGCATGAATGTCATCTATCATGACGCTGTTACCAAGCTTCCTTTAGGTAATGCGGTACAGGTCGGCAGCTTGGATGAGCTACTTGCCAAAGCGGACGTGGTAACTTTGCACGTGCCTGACCTACCAAGCACGCGCAACATGATGACCAAGGCTGAATTTGACAAAATGAAAGACGGCGCGTTCTTCATCAACGCAGCTCGTGGCGGCTGTGTGGACATCGATGCACTGGCAGATGCGCTTAAGAGCGGTAAAATCTTGGGTGCGGCGATTGACGTATTCCCAAAAGAGCCGAAATCTGCTGATGAAGAGTTCGTATCACCACTTCGTGAATTTGACAACGTCATCCTAACGCCTCACGTTGGTGGCTCAACTCAAGAAGCTCAAGCGAACATCGGTCTGGAAGTTGCTGAGAAATTCGTTAAATATTCTGACCAAGGCGACACCACCAGCGCGGTTAATTTCCCGAACGTGTCTATCCCGTTCACCGCAGGCACACACCGTCTGCTACATATTCACCGCAACGTGCCAGGCGTACTATCGCAAATCAACGCATCATTTGCTGATGCAGGCATTAACATCGCTGCACAGTCTTTGATGACTCGTGGCGATGTGGGCTATCTGGTGATGGACGTTGATGATAACGATTCTGCCAAGGCGATGGAGCGTCTGCGCGCTGTGCCTGAGACCATCCGTGTGCGCGTGCTATTCTAA
- a CDS encoding dienelactone hydrolase family protein has product MTTQTLTTIAADGTRLLSHVCLPDTTPARGIIVAPEWWGAEDTHPTTVAEDLAKAGFAAAVLDVYGEGKLTTDAAQANEWMSAVLNNPSELMDRCRRIYEDFIALDEVDGARIGAVGYCFGGKLALDMARTGIPLKAVATFHGNPTPIQPADASFGAKVLVAHGGADSMIPMSAIDGLKTELDRANVDYQIDVYDDAKHGFTNPLADKRAANNGIDLGYDKHAAKASWDKMLSFMNEYV; this is encoded by the coding sequence ATGACCACCCAAACCCTAACCACCATCGCCGCTGATGGCACTCGCTTATTAAGCCACGTCTGTCTGCCTGACACCACGCCTGCTCGAGGTATCATCGTCGCACCTGAATGGTGGGGCGCAGAAGATACCCATCCAACAACTGTCGCAGAAGATCTTGCCAAGGCAGGCTTTGCCGCGGCTGTCTTGGATGTCTATGGGGAAGGCAAGCTAACCACTGATGCTGCCCAAGCCAATGAATGGATGAGCGCCGTTCTTAATAACCCAAGCGAACTCATGGACAGATGTCGCCGCATTTATGAAGATTTTATCGCGTTAGATGAAGTGGATGGCGCACGCATTGGTGCGGTGGGCTATTGCTTTGGGGGTAAGCTTGCCCTTGATATGGCACGCACAGGCATCCCCTTAAAAGCCGTCGCCACTTTCCACGGCAACCCAACGCCCATCCAGCCTGCTGATGCGTCTTTTGGGGCAAAGGTGCTGGTGGCACATGGCGGTGCTGACAGCATGATTCCCATGAGCGCCATCGATGGCCTAAAAACCGAACTTGATCGCGCCAATGTTGACTATCAGATCGATGTCTATGACGACGCCAAGCACGGCTTTACCAATCCATTGGCGGACAAGCGAGCAGCCAATAACGGCATCGATCTAGGCTATGACAAACATGCCGCCAAAGCCAGCTGGGATAAGATGCTGTCATTCATGAATGAATATGTATAA
- a CDS encoding WG repeat-containing protein has translation MKKLLVILSLLVVNTNASSNEVNQDELCVISEKLCTTFQDESTYKYGFKDNVGNISVPALYDDIDIRENNITVRQNGLFGMLDFSGKMIIPPKYHLFHQRDTGENGFIIAESRYYTIMNKQGEIISPQNHHPIVQYITDDRIIFCQNNTGAMLCGVIDNQGKMVIPPIYHKLSALVDLDFYPNPSLLIAYNQNKKAGLLNLETGELLTPFKYDEIENILDSRIKVSLNGKYGFIDTDGKEAVPIIYDFVKGFHLGLSLARKDGSDEEFYIDKTGKRVP, from the coding sequence ATGAAAAAGTTATTAGTGATTTTATCGCTATTAGTGGTTAATACAAATGCCTCTTCAAATGAAGTAAACCAAGATGAATTGTGCGTTATTTCTGAAAAATTATGCACCACCTTTCAAGATGAAAGCACTTACAAATATGGATTTAAGGACAATGTGGGCAATATTAGCGTACCTGCCCTATATGATGATATTGACATAAGGGAAAATAATATTACCGTTCGTCAAAACGGACTTTTTGGCATGCTTGACTTTTCGGGAAAAATGATAATACCGCCCAAGTATCATCTTTTTCATCAACGAGATACTGGAGAAAATGGTTTTATTATTGCTGAATCTCGTTATTATACCATTATGAATAAACAAGGAGAAATTATTTCCCCACAAAACCATCATCCCATTGTCCAATATATAACAGATGATAGGATTATTTTTTGTCAGAACAATACAGGGGCTATGTTGTGTGGCGTTATTGATAATCAAGGAAAAATGGTCATACCACCAATTTATCACAAATTAAGTGCATTGGTAGATTTGGACTTTTACCCAAATCCATCTTTATTGATTGCTTATAATCAAAATAAAAAAGCTGGATTATTAAATTTAGAGACAGGTGAATTATTAACACCATTTAAATATGATGAAATTGAGAATATTTTAGACAGCAGAATAAAAGTTTCTTTAAATGGCAAATATGGCTTTATTGATACTGATGGCAAGGAAGCTGTTCCTATCATTTATGATTTTGTTAAAGGCTTTCACTTGGGTTTATCATTAGCAAGAAAAGATGGTAGTGATGAAGAGTTTTATATTGACAAAACAGGCAAACGAGTGCCTTAA
- a CDS encoding YcgN family cysteine cluster protein yields MRESAEQPSQLRELFWEKYPLSELNDSEWEALCDGCGVCCLVKFLDDDDPRFTEYTDVACWLLDCSTGRCADYANRKSYVSDCIRLTYEMVSGMMWLPRHCAYKRLHLGQGLPHWHYLISGQARHDQAMDKFGVRGRCYSELDFDDDEIEERIIRWVKI; encoded by the coding sequence ATGAGAGAATCAGCAGAACAACCAAGTCAATTGCGAGAGCTTTTCTGGGAAAAATACCCACTAAGTGAGCTCAATGACAGCGAGTGGGAGGCGCTTTGTGATGGGTGCGGGGTGTGCTGTTTGGTGAAGTTCTTGGACGATGACGATCCAAGATTTACCGAATATACTGACGTGGCATGTTGGCTCTTGGACTGTTCGACAGGGCGTTGTGCTGATTATGCCAACCGTAAGTCTTATGTGTCTGATTGCATTCGCCTTACGTATGAGATGGTGTCTGGCATGATGTGGTTGCCGCGGCACTGCGCTTATAAGCGACTGCATCTAGGACAGGGCTTGCCACATTGGCACTACCTGATCTCAGGGCAGGCGCGACATGATCAGGCGATGGATAAATTCGGCGTGCGTGGCCGCTGTTATTCTGAGCTTGATTTTGATGATGACGAGATAGAAGAGCGCATCATCAGATGGGTGAAGATTTAG
- a CDS encoding Cof-type HAD-IIB family hydrolase — translation MKPTPNIPKIIFFDIDDTLYIKYDNYIPDSTKAALKALKDQGIIVAIATGRGMCVFPPCINDLIDEVGIDLFVTINGQYNEFRGELLTHFPLNSRQIQDTTRYLKTNQIAHGYMTKDEIVAFDENQYMKNALQSLHIPYRVADNFDFATPIYQILAFYENNKNASTALQDGLNDDLKTVRWHISGVDILDKHGSKARGIQAVLDALGLDMADAWAFGDGLNDIEMLSSVGFGVAMGNAHPDLKAVADFVCPSHKDDGIFKGLVALGILQHQ, via the coding sequence ATGAAACCAACACCAAACATCCCAAAGATCATATTTTTTGACATTGATGACACCCTATACATCAAGTACGATAACTACATCCCAGACAGCACAAAAGCCGCGCTAAAAGCACTCAAAGACCAAGGCATCATCGTCGCCATCGCCACAGGTCGCGGCATGTGCGTGTTCCCACCTTGCATTAATGATTTGATTGATGAGGTTGGCATTGATTTATTTGTTACCATCAATGGGCAATATAATGAGTTTAGGGGCGAATTATTAACCCATTTCCCATTAAATTCACGACAAATCCAAGACACCACCCGTTACCTAAAAACCAATCAAATCGCCCACGGCTACATGACCAAGGATGAAATCGTCGCCTTCGATGAGAACCAGTACATGAAGAATGCACTGCAATCATTGCACATCCCCTACCGTGTCGCTGACAACTTTGATTTTGCGACGCCCATTTATCAGATTTTGGCATTTTATGAAAATAACAAAAACGCCAGTACCGCCTTACAAGATGGGCTAAACGATGACCTAAAAACCGTTCGCTGGCACATCTCTGGGGTGGATATTCTTGACAAACACGGCTCAAAGGCGCGCGGAATACAGGCAGTGCTGGATGCATTGGGATTGGACATGGCGGATGCATGGGCATTCGGCGATGGTCTAAATGACATCGAAATGCTCTCATCGGTCGGCTTTGGCGTGGCAATGGGTAACGCCCACCCCGACCTAAAAGCTGTGGCAGATTTTGTGTGTCCTAGCCATAAAGATGATGGGATATTTAAGGGGCTTGTGGCTTTGGGGATACTTCAACATCAATAA
- a CDS encoding CBS domain-containing protein → MSDDSHSGGWTRGLKRWLSTTPETRDDLLKLVQDSRQFLEPDMVDMLEGVLDLPATQVREIMTPRPQLAAISSDADISDILAVLLETEHSRYPVFDSHDDNAILGILLAKDLIPILASRAEGIDHPFLLKDIVRKPLYINETARSDTLLRLLQKAQVHMAVVLDEFGSVSGIVTMEDLLEEIVGDIVDEHDDIDEDSDINNIVPHPTKDGVWLVQASTLISDCNDILGSNFDDADVDTMGGLVMQALGSVSHLEGETVRINDWQIVIIDVEGRYIHLLEMTLNPNSTI, encoded by the coding sequence ATGTCAGACGACAGTCATTCGGGTGGTTGGACGCGCGGCTTGAAACGTTGGCTGTCCACCACCCCTGAAACTCGCGATGATTTGTTAAAATTGGTTCAAGATTCGCGCCAATTCCTAGAGCCAGATATGGTCGATATGTTAGAAGGTGTGCTGGATCTACCTGCCACCCAAGTGCGTGAGATCATGACGCCGCGTCCACAGCTTGCTGCCATCAGTAGTGATGCTGACATCTCAGACATTTTGGCGGTATTGCTTGAGACTGAGCATTCTCGTTATCCTGTGTTTGACAGTCATGATGATAATGCGATTTTGGGTATTTTACTTGCCAAAGATTTGATTCCGATTTTGGCGAGTCGCGCTGAAGGCATTGATCACCCATTTCTCTTAAAAGACATCGTCAGAAAGCCGCTATACATTAACGAAACCGCACGCTCTGATACACTGCTTCGCCTACTACAAAAGGCGCAAGTGCACATGGCGGTGGTGCTCGATGAATTTGGGTCGGTCTCTGGCATCGTCACGATGGAGGATCTGCTAGAGGAGATCGTGGGCGACATCGTTGATGAGCATGATGACATCGATGAAGACAGCGACATTAATAACATCGTACCACATCCCACCAAAGATGGCGTCTGGCTCGTGCAGGCATCGACATTGATCAGTGATTGTAATGACATTTTGGGGTCGAATTTCGATGATGCAGATGTCGATACCATGGGCGGATTGGTCATGCAGGCACTGGGCTCGGTAAGCCACCTAGAGGGCGAGACGGTGCGGATTAATGATTGGCAGATTGTCATCATAGATGTCGAAGGGCGTTACATTCATCTGCTTGAGATGACGCTAAACCCAAATAGTACAATCTAA
- the lnt gene encoding apolipoprotein N-acyltransferase encodes MTTKPIYHPNIPTNTRSNAKSIRLPIGIKLIIALVAGLGFSFALAPYYLWPLALFSVMALYALLVGEDSGCRGFWIGWVYGFGTWVIGAFWLYNSIHEYGAIPSWLAYVMIGVMAIIMGLFHAFFAWGFVRFLGRQPLAFASFWVIQEWLKTWLLSGFPWLFVGYAFTEQTWMNGLAPVLGVFGISFVAVLFAASVVELFRHKVAFIGLSALTLVVSFGLGLVEWVKPSGEKLSVSLVQGNIPQDMKWLTEYRVRTLEIYEDLSKSEWGQDVVIWPEAAIPMFHDEAEPFIAGMINRARNNDSTWVTGIIYRDLKNYDENRHAYPPIYNSVAVLGETQALYKKQRLVPFGEYVPFEGLFNLLPDLANMQGAMSISRGSSNQAPFTIKGQNVGAAICYEVAYPETTRHNAKNTDFLMTISNDAWFGSSAGPWQHLQIVQMRSLETGRYFVRATNTGVTAIINQKGQIVNQAPQFERTVLRGEVESMSGVTPFVRFGSYPILVLSALLILLSFVAKYGKSKTSRTQKYYTGKGVRD; translated from the coding sequence ATGACCACCAAACCTATTTATCATCCCAATATCCCAACCAATACTCGTAGTAATGCCAAGAGTATTCGTCTACCCATAGGCATCAAGCTCATCATCGCGCTCGTCGCTGGTCTTGGGTTTAGCTTTGCGTTAGCGCCTTATTATCTGTGGCCTTTGGCGCTGTTCTCGGTGATGGCACTGTATGCGCTACTTGTGGGTGAAGATAGCGGTTGCCGAGGCTTTTGGATTGGCTGGGTGTATGGGTTTGGTACGTGGGTGATTGGTGCTTTTTGGCTTTATAATTCAATACATGAATATGGCGCGATACCTTCATGGCTTGCCTATGTGATGATTGGTGTGATGGCGATTATCATGGGGCTTTTTCATGCGTTTTTTGCATGGGGCTTTGTGCGTTTCTTGGGTCGTCAACCATTGGCATTTGCCTCGTTCTGGGTGATTCAAGAATGGCTAAAAACTTGGCTACTGTCAGGATTTCCTTGGTTGTTTGTAGGCTATGCATTCACTGAACAGACTTGGATGAACGGACTTGCGCCAGTCTTGGGGGTGTTTGGCATAAGTTTCGTGGCGGTGCTGTTTGCCGCATCGGTGGTTGAGCTGTTCCGCCATAAAGTTGCCTTTATCGGGCTAAGCGCGCTGACTTTGGTTGTGTCTTTTGGGTTGGGCCTTGTGGAGTGGGTGAAACCATCGGGTGAGAAGCTGTCTGTCTCTTTGGTGCAGGGTAATATCCCACAAGACATGAAGTGGCTGACCGAATACCGTGTGCGCACACTTGAGATCTATGAAGATCTGTCTAAGAGTGAATGGGGGCAAGATGTTGTCATCTGGCCAGAAGCGGCGATCCCGATGTTCCATGATGAAGCGGAGCCATTCATCGCAGGCATGATTAATCGCGCTCGTAACAACGACTCAACTTGGGTGACAGGAATTATCTATCGCGACCTTAAGAATTACGATGAGAATCGCCACGCCTACCCACCAATTTATAACAGTGTGGCGGTGCTTGGCGAGACACAGGCGCTTTATAAGAAGCAGCGTCTTGTACCATTTGGTGAATATGTGCCGTTCGAAGGGTTGTTTAACTTGCTGCCTGATTTGGCGAACATGCAGGGTGCGATGAGCATCAGTCGTGGTTCAAGCAATCAAGCTCCATTTACCATCAAAGGGCAAAACGTTGGTGCTGCCATCTGCTACGAGGTGGCATATCCTGAGACCACCCGTCATAATGCTAAGAATACTGATTTTCTCATGACGATCTCTAATGATGCGTGGTTCGGCAGTTCGGCAGGTCCTTGGCAGCATCTGCAGATAGTTCAGATGCGAAGCCTTGAGACGGGGCGTTATTTTGTGCGTGCGACGAACACAGGTGTGACCGCCATCATCAACCAAAAAGGTCAAATCGTCAATCAAGCACCACAGTTCGAGCGTACGGTATTACGCGGTGAAGTTGAATCGATGTCGGGCGTGACGCCATTTGTAAGATTCGGCAGCTATCCGATTTTGGTGTTGAGCGCGCTGCTGATTTTGCTGAGTTTCGTTGCGAAATACGGCAAATCAAAAACCAGCAGAACCCAAAAATACTACACTGGCAAGGGCGTTCGTGATTAA
- the gorA gene encoding glutathione-disulfide reductase, whose amino-acid sequence MTRHFDYITIGGGSGGIASANRASMYGKKVAVIEAKHVGGTCVNVGCVPKKVLWYGANMATAIHNYAPDYGFELDVKNFDFAKLVENRTAYINRIHQSYKNTFEKNGVTLINGFAKFLDKNSVEVSYDNGETETITADHILIATGGRPHRPNIQGAEYGIDSDGFFDLTELPKSVAIVGGGYIGVEIAGVMNALGVDTHLCVRSGILKSFDKDIVEVLQNVMVKDGVTFHAGVNPVKIEKNDGLTVYFDNGETLNVECLIWATGRVPATDVIDLHKTGVATNEKGQIIVDKFQNTTVDGIYAVGDIIENGIELTPVAVAAGRRLSERLFNNKPDEHLDYSNVATVVFSHPPIGTVGMSEKDAIDEFGADKVKVYKSSFTSMYSAITAHREPCRMKLVCVGDDEKVVGLHGVGFGVDEMIQGFAVAIKMGATKRDFDNTVAIHPTGSEEFVTMR is encoded by the coding sequence ATGACCAGACATTTTGATTATATTACCATCGGTGGTGGCAGTGGTGGTATCGCTTCTGCTAACCGTGCCAGTATGTACGGCAAAAAAGTTGCCGTGATTGAAGCAAAACACGTTGGCGGAACGTGCGTCAACGTGGGCTGTGTGCCAAAAAAAGTGTTGTGGTACGGGGCGAACATGGCAACCGCCATTCACAACTACGCCCCTGATTATGGTTTTGAGCTTGATGTCAAAAACTTTGATTTTGCCAAACTCGTTGAAAACCGCACCGCCTACATCAACCGCATTCATCAATCTTATAAAAACACCTTTGAAAAAAATGGCGTAACGCTCATCAACGGCTTTGCCAAATTTTTGGATAAAAATTCGGTAGAAGTCAGCTATGACAATGGCGAGACCGAGACCATTACCGCTGACCATATTTTGATTGCCACAGGTGGTCGCCCACACCGTCCAAACATACAGGGGGCAGAATACGGCATTGACTCGGACGGTTTTTTTGATTTGACCGAATTGCCAAAATCGGTGGCGATTGTTGGTGGTGGCTACATTGGCGTTGAGATTGCAGGCGTGATGAATGCCTTGGGCGTGGATACGCATTTGTGCGTGCGTAGCGGTATTTTAAAGAGTTTTGATAAAGATATTGTAGAAGTTTTGCAAAATGTCATGGTCAAAGACGGCGTTACGTTCCATGCGGGCGTAAATCCTGTTAAAATTGAAAAAAATGACGGCTTGACCGTGTATTTTGACAATGGCGAAACCCTAAATGTGGAATGCCTGATTTGGGCGACAGGGCGTGTGCCAGCGACTGATGTCATTGACTTGCACAAAACAGGCGTGGCAACCAACGAAAAGGGTCAAATCATCGTGGATAAATTCCAAAACACCACGGTGGACGGCATTTATGCGGTCGGTGATATTATTGAAAACGGCATTGAGCTGACCCCTGTGGCAGTGGCGGCAGGTCGCAGACTGTCCGAACGCCTGTTTAACAATAAGCCCGATGAACACCTAGATTATAGCAATGTCGCCACGGTCGTGTTTAGCCATCCACCCATTGGCACAGTCGGCATGAGTGAAAAAGATGCCATTGATGAATTTGGGGCGGACAAGGTCAAGGTCTATAAATCCAGCTTCACGTCCATGTACTCTGCCATTACCGCTCATCGTGAGCCGTGTCGCATGAAACTTGTGTGTGTGGGCGATGATGAAAAAGTGGTCGGCTTGCACGGCGTGGGCTTTGGCGTGGACGAGATGATTCAAGGCTTCGCTGTCGCCATAAAAATGGGGGCGACCAAACGTGATTTTGATAACACTGTTGCCATTCATCCGACAGGGTCTGAAGAGTTTGTTACGATGAGATAA